A single region of the Mycobacterium lentiflavum genome encodes:
- a CDS encoding ATP-binding cassette domain-containing protein has protein sequence MMTKLPMAIDCRHLTFHYGQFTAVDDLTLKVRPGETMGLLGPNGAGKTTLVRMLTTLTPVQHGELRIFGMDSRRETVDIRSNIGYVPQQLSIEPALTGRQNVEWFARLYGVSRAERADRVGQALDAMELLEVADRLAGTYSGGMVRRLEVAQALVNRPSLLVLDEPTVGLDPIARDGVWNQVQSMQAQFGMTVLLTTHYMEEADALCDRVALMHRGVLRAVGTPTELKSKVSPGATLEDVFRHYASTDLHGDSSDAARSDFREIRSSRKVASRAS, from the coding sequence ATGATGACGAAATTACCGATGGCGATCGACTGCCGGCACCTGACCTTCCACTACGGCCAATTCACCGCTGTCGACGACCTGACACTTAAAGTACGGCCCGGCGAGACGATGGGTCTGCTGGGACCCAACGGCGCCGGTAAGACGACGCTGGTGCGGATGCTCACCACGCTGACCCCTGTGCAGCACGGCGAGTTGCGCATCTTCGGGATGGACTCCCGGCGCGAGACCGTCGACATCCGCAGCAATATTGGCTATGTCCCGCAACAGCTTTCGATCGAGCCCGCCCTGACGGGCCGGCAGAACGTGGAATGGTTCGCCCGGCTCTACGGCGTATCGCGCGCCGAGCGCGCCGACCGGGTCGGGCAGGCGCTGGACGCGATGGAGCTGCTCGAGGTGGCCGACCGGCTGGCGGGCACCTACTCCGGCGGCATGGTACGCCGTCTGGAGGTGGCGCAGGCGCTGGTCAATCGCCCGTCGCTGCTCGTGCTCGACGAGCCGACGGTGGGACTGGACCCGATCGCGCGCGACGGCGTGTGGAATCAGGTGCAGAGCATGCAGGCCCAGTTCGGCATGACCGTGCTGCTGACCACGCACTACATGGAGGAAGCCGACGCCCTCTGCGACCGCGTCGCGCTGATGCATCGCGGCGTCCTGCGCGCCGTGGGCACGCCCACCGAGCTGAAGTCGAAGGTGTCGCCCGGCGCGACGCTCGAGGATGTTTTCCGCCACTACGCGTCCACGGACCTGCACGGCGACTCGTCCGATGCAGCCAGGTCCGACTTCCGCGAAATCCGGTCCAGCAGAAAGGTTGCCAGCCGTGCCAGTTGA
- a CDS encoding MarR family winged helix-turn-helix transcriptional regulator, with translation MQALRSHTDLVADVFGVVGRFRRQLRRSAGRGLDSARFTESQSELLWLVGRRPGISVRAAAAELGLVPNTASTMVSKLVANGSLIRTVDGTDRRACQLRLAEPTQQIVDASRATRRALLSEVLQELNDDQIDSLTKGLEVLDLVSRSLQER, from the coding sequence ATGCAAGCACTGAGATCACACACCGACCTGGTCGCCGACGTGTTCGGCGTCGTCGGCCGATTCCGCCGCCAGCTGCGCCGCTCGGCCGGCCGGGGACTCGACTCCGCCCGGTTCACCGAGTCACAGTCGGAGCTGCTCTGGCTGGTCGGCCGCCGCCCGGGCATCTCGGTCCGCGCAGCGGCGGCCGAACTCGGGCTGGTCCCCAACACCGCGTCGACGATGGTCTCCAAGTTGGTGGCCAACGGTTCGCTGATCCGGACCGTTGACGGGACCGACCGTCGCGCCTGCCAACTACGGCTCGCCGAGCCCACCCAGCAGATCGTCGACGCGTCGCGAGCCACCCGGCGCGCGCTGCTGTCCGAGGTGCTGCAAGAACTCAATGACGACCAAATCGATTCTCTGACAAAGGGGTTAGAGGTTCTCGACCTGGTGTCCCGCAGCTTACAGGAGAGATGA
- a CDS encoding ABC transporter permease → MPVDHTCEIPATTLVRAPRGWQRVSATFGRVGAFAIVELQKLQHDRTELVTRMVQPALWLLIFGTTFSKLHVINTGSVSYLAFLAPGIIAQSALFISIFYGIQIIWDRDAGVLSKLMVTPAPASALITGKAFAAGVRSVAQVVGVLALAYLMRIGLTVNPLRILAAMATVMLGAAFFACLSMTLAGLVRNRDRLMGIGQAITMPLFFASNALYPVDAMPSWLRVLSTVNPLSYEVDALRGLLIGTPLNPSDFVVLIVAALLGIATASTLLRRLVA, encoded by the coding sequence GTGCCAGTTGATCACACCTGCGAAATACCGGCCACGACGCTGGTGCGCGCGCCGCGCGGATGGCAGCGGGTCAGCGCGACGTTCGGCCGCGTCGGCGCGTTCGCGATCGTCGAACTGCAGAAGCTGCAGCACGACCGCACCGAGCTCGTCACCCGGATGGTGCAGCCGGCACTGTGGCTGCTGATCTTCGGGACGACATTCAGCAAGTTGCATGTCATCAACACCGGATCGGTGTCCTATCTGGCCTTCCTGGCCCCGGGCATCATCGCGCAGTCGGCGCTGTTCATCTCGATTTTCTATGGCATCCAGATCATTTGGGACCGCGACGCGGGCGTGCTGTCCAAACTGATGGTGACGCCGGCACCTGCGTCGGCGCTGATCACTGGTAAGGCGTTCGCGGCGGGTGTGCGCTCGGTCGCCCAAGTCGTCGGCGTGCTGGCGCTGGCTTACCTGATGCGCATCGGCCTGACCGTCAACCCGCTGCGCATTCTGGCGGCCATGGCCACCGTGATGCTCGGCGCGGCGTTCTTCGCCTGCCTGTCGATGACGCTGGCCGGGCTGGTCCGCAATCGCGATCGCCTGATGGGTATCGGGCAAGCCATCACGATGCCGTTGTTCTTCGCGTCGAACGCGCTGTACCCGGTCGACGCGATGCCGTCATGGCTGCGTGTGCTGAGCACCGTCAACCCGCTGAGCTACGAGGTCGACGCGCTGCGCGGGCTGTTGATCGGCACTCCGCTGAACCCGTCGGACTTCGTCGTGCTGATCGTGGCGGCGCTGCTTGGAATTGCAACGGCCTCAACACTTTTGCGCCGCCTCGTCGCATAG